A stretch of the Panicum virgatum strain AP13 chromosome 9N, P.virgatum_v5, whole genome shotgun sequence genome encodes the following:
- the LOC120691756 gene encoding glutathione S-transferase T3-like isoform X1: MERQYLNFGGQSSQRQPFYVSNQFLHQFATSQQNYEYPSSQEVQNSSQYNFVMPTQPLPSPTQAYSRTTGGDDQDIEEVRRPTTKRKGKEKEVPRRGSNFSKEEDVVLCSAWLNVSIDPIIGAGQSQGGFYKRMHEYFNANKPQGSTRSQNAIQNIWLLVQKCVNKFCGIKSAIDRRHESGKNEADRIEDAINMYERKEPFQFLHCWKILRDQAKWNDKLLELNNNGGKINEDNVAEPGCEGELPSENNVHDRPEGRDTAKRRSRRESESSASTAFEVLQRIHDNREKSQLKEEEQLQQILNRKDEKLNLQRAVLKVHMDAIELKKQAREEDLLLRKQEHELLAKQTEAQLLTTEAGIMAVDLEKVAPHFKEYYIGMQ, encoded by the exons ATGGAACGTCAGTATCTCAATTTCGGAGGACAAAGCTCTCAGAGACAGCCATTTTATGTTTCTAATCAATTTCTACATCAGTTTGCTACATCCCAACAGAATTATGAGTACCCTAGCAGTCAGGAGGTGCAAAATTCTTCACAGTACAATTTTGTTATGCCAACACAACCATTGCCATCCCCTACACAAGCATATTCTAGGACTACTGGAGGTGATGATCAGGACATAGAGGAAGTTCGCCGTCCAACAACCAAAAGAAAGGGCAAGGAGAAGGAAGTTCCTCGGAGGGGTAGTAATTTTTCCAAGGAAGAGGATGTTGTCTTATGCTCTGCATGGCTGAACGTCAGCATAGATCCCATAATAG GAGCTGGACAGAGTCAAGGAGGTTTCTACAAAAGGATGCATGAGTACTTCAATGCGAACAAGCCACAAGGTAGCACAAGAAGTCAAAATGCTATACAAAACATATGGCTATTGGTCCAGAAATGTGTTAACAAGTTCTGTGGCATAAAGTCAGCTATTGATCGGAGGCATGAGAGTGGTAAGAACGAGGCAGACAGG ATTGAGGATGCAATCAACATGTACGAAAGGAAGGAACCATTCCAGTTCCTTCACTGCTGGAAAATTTTGAGAGACCAAGCAAAATGGAACGACAAGCTACTGGAGCTCAACAATAATGGAGGGAAAATCAATGAAGACAATGTGGCTGAACCAGGTTGCGAGGGCGAACTTCCATCTGAAAACAATGTGCATGATAGGCCAGAGGGTCGAGATACTGCCAAACGTAGAAGCAGAAGGGAATCTGAATCATCTGCCAGCACTGCATTTGAAGTCCTACAGCGCATACATGACAACAGGGAGAAGAGCCAGCTGAAAGAAGAGGAACAACTACAACAAATTTTGAATAGGAAAGATGAGAAGTTGAACCTACAAAGGGCGGTGCTCAAAGTCCATATGGACGCCATAGAGTTGAAAAAGCAGGCAAGAGAGGAGGACTTGTTGCTTCGAAAACAGGAACATGAGCTGCTGGCCAAGCAAACCGAGGCCCAGCTGCTCACAACTGAGGCAGGCATCATGGCAGTTGATCTGGAAAAAGTGGCACCACATTTCAAGGAATATTACATCGGCATGCAGTGA
- the LOC120691756 gene encoding glutathione S-transferase T3-like isoform X2 produces MPTQPLPSPTQAYSRTTGGDDQDIEEVRRPTTKRKGKEKEVPRRGSNFSKEEDVVLCSAWLNVSIDPIIGAGQSQGGFYKRMHEYFNANKPQGSTRSQNAIQNIWLLVQKCVNKFCGIKSAIDRRHESGKNEADRIEDAINMYERKEPFQFLHCWKILRDQAKWNDKLLELNNNGGKINEDNVAEPGCEGELPSENNVHDRPEGRDTAKRRSRRESESSASTAFEVLQRIHDNREKSQLKEEEQLQQILNRKDEKLNLQRAVLKVHMDAIELKKQAREEDLLLRKQEHELLAKQTEAQLLTTEAGIMAVDLEKVAPHFKEYYIGMQ; encoded by the exons ATGCCAACACAACCATTGCCATCCCCTACACAAGCATATTCTAGGACTACTGGAGGTGATGATCAGGACATAGAGGAAGTTCGCCGTCCAACAACCAAAAGAAAGGGCAAGGAGAAGGAAGTTCCTCGGAGGGGTAGTAATTTTTCCAAGGAAGAGGATGTTGTCTTATGCTCTGCATGGCTGAACGTCAGCATAGATCCCATAATAG GAGCTGGACAGAGTCAAGGAGGTTTCTACAAAAGGATGCATGAGTACTTCAATGCGAACAAGCCACAAGGTAGCACAAGAAGTCAAAATGCTATACAAAACATATGGCTATTGGTCCAGAAATGTGTTAACAAGTTCTGTGGCATAAAGTCAGCTATTGATCGGAGGCATGAGAGTGGTAAGAACGAGGCAGACAGG ATTGAGGATGCAATCAACATGTACGAAAGGAAGGAACCATTCCAGTTCCTTCACTGCTGGAAAATTTTGAGAGACCAAGCAAAATGGAACGACAAGCTACTGGAGCTCAACAATAATGGAGGGAAAATCAATGAAGACAATGTGGCTGAACCAGGTTGCGAGGGCGAACTTCCATCTGAAAACAATGTGCATGATAGGCCAGAGGGTCGAGATACTGCCAAACGTAGAAGCAGAAGGGAATCTGAATCATCTGCCAGCACTGCATTTGAAGTCCTACAGCGCATACATGACAACAGGGAGAAGAGCCAGCTGAAAGAAGAGGAACAACTACAACAAATTTTGAATAGGAAAGATGAGAAGTTGAACCTACAAAGGGCGGTGCTCAAAGTCCATATGGACGCCATAGAGTTGAAAAAGCAGGCAAGAGAGGAGGACTTGTTGCTTCGAAAACAGGAACATGAGCTGCTGGCCAAGCAAACCGAGGCCCAGCTGCTCACAACTGAGGCAGGCATCATGGCAGTTGATCTGGAAAAAGTGGCACCACATTTCAAGGAATATTACATCGGCATGCAGTGA